The Kordia sp. SMS9 genome window below encodes:
- a CDS encoding non-ribosomal peptide synthetase translates to MSIAEYITNLRNNNIIVTVREEQLAVHDPNEVLTHEIVEELKANKQEIIAFFKSLKRKESSTTIAKTPKKEYYALSSVQKRMYFLYEFDKNGVSYNMPGFYRLGRSLDIAKFDNAIKSLVARHQSLRTVFSIQNDHPMQRVLDAAAFEIEYKQIHPKDIDALVSTFVRPFNLAQEFPYRVTLVDVIGEDYLLMTDSHHIINDGVSNDILMHDLWSLYDGNTLPALDIQYTDYAEWQQSDAYQDVVSRHRKYWLESYNDDLTTLELPLDHSRPMHPSDEGEVHIVTLSKTQSDQLRALAGSEGITMYTLFLSIFNVLLSKLSDQADIVVGTPTAGRHHADVEGVVGMFVNTLALRNQVASNLSFKDFLANVQENTLTAFDHQLYPYDELVDALDFSRDAGRNPLFDVFFAYMQAGTDTNGSTDTGITIKNHEVPYTIAKFDLEFEVLDKEEINLCFVYRKDLFAASSIARFSGYLLQIITEITQNKAVSIKEIDILSKEEKNRLLIDFNNTNAAYHIDTTVLDMFKMRVQETPNSQALILDEVALTYKELDTRSDVWAHHIIDNIGKGEIVGLLMSRSLDMITGILAILKAGGAYLPINTEQPTARTLDMLEECEVAFIVSNVENIAANFLEAYTCITPKTLDEKKSNSNKTLPTLNGEDLAYIIYTSGSTGRPKGVMVKHQGVSNLLQHEIELFRMQQDENVLLFSPYYFDASVLQIWLALTTGARLVIFKDEDILDIHRFNASLKKYNITHLDCTPSFLEAIELGETLHIKRIIVGGEACKLALAGKLSKLYNLYNEYGPTETTVTSTFKKIEQADIETGKISIGRPIANTQAYVLGKNMTLLPEGVVGELYIGGLGVTNGYINNEVLTKERFVENPFGDGKIYKTGDLVKWLKDGTLEYLGRNDNQVKIRGHRIELGEIEAELELISEVNQALVMAHGGKESKQLVAYLCVNEEKDTEEIHALLSDKLPAYMLPAHYVKLDSFPVNANGKTDRKALPIPDFVNAETYVAPQNEDHKKLVAIWSEVLDIAAEKISITSDFFKLGGHSLLAITLINKISKVYQVDIAIRDFFVHRSIAELSLHIATMEQVTFLTIPKAVDSEYYPLSSAQQRMYFLYEFDKEGTVYNMPSFFTLKGTLDVARLETAFQNLVARHQSLRTTFNIVDDVPMQRILAADDFCVNHQKGNSDHIDASIAAFIRPFNLSAEFPFRVSLLEISTEEHLLMMDMHHIINDGVSFEILMRELWMLYQEAPLHDLNVQYVDYAVWQQSDAQQALVANHKNYWMDVFSEEITTLELPTNRSKTRYRSNQGDNHTVRIDKNTSQALKAMAQQEGVTMSTLFLSIYNVLLSKLSNQKDIIVGTVTAGRNHSDLEGIVGMFVNTLALRNTVDATMKFDELLEAVQETTLAAFDHQSFQYEELVDALQISRDAGSNPLFDVFFSYNQGVEASDVPEAPIQITDYKVASNIAKFDLSLDVVASEEITLSFTYRTELFDAALIKRFMSYLLQIITEITQNTAVSINDIDILSKEEKHRLLVDFNDTETAYDLDQTVLDMFIKHAQSTPDATAILFGEEQWTYQELNTRSDQWAGYLLDSGVQSNTIVGLMMTRSVEMIVGIISVMKAGAAYLPINPNQPTARTEYMLEDCEVNIILSNVSSAMENTASYHVINTNILDNAENKHTKLPYVTAADLAYVIYTSGSTGQPKGVLIQHASVSNLIQHEREFLGLESSDHILQFSPYYFDVSVEQIWSAFCTGASLVLVAQETLTDDNEFYAYLETQGVTHLNVTPSFLEKLALPKLTNLKRILVSGEACKLALAKRYAETYDFYNEYGPTEATVISISQKLSAATLKNGIVPIGRPIANTQTYILSDDLQLLPQGVAGELYLGGKGLAHGYLNRQDLTERSFIANPFGDGKIYKTGDQARWLPDGTIEYLGRNDDQVKLRGYRIELGEIAYHLENSDFIDQALVMVSGTGDHQQLVAYVCGNAQVDDANLRSLLAAKVPNYMIPVAFIWIDSFTLNANGKVDKKVLPSLDLTQGETYVAPQNEDHKKLVAIWSEVLDIAAEKISITSDFFKLGGHSLLAITLINKISKVYNVDIAIRDFFVHRSIAELSLHIATMEQVTFLTIPKAVDSEYYPLSSAQQRMYFLYEFDKEGTVYNMPSFFTLKGTLDVARLETAFQNLVRRHQSLRTTFNIVDDVPMQRILATDDFCVNHQKGNSDRIDATIAAFIRPFNLSAEFPFRVSLLEISTEEHLLMMDMHHIINDGVSFEILMRELWMLYQEAPLHDLNVQYVDYAVWQQSDAQQALVANHKNYWMDVFSEEITTLELPTNRSKTRYRSNQGDNHTVRIDKNTSQALKAMAQQEGVTMSTLFLSIYNVLLSKLSNQKDIIVGTVTAGRNHSDLEGIVGMFVNTLALRNTVDATMKFDELLEAVQETTLAAFDHQSFQYEELVDALQISRDAGSNPLFDVFFSYNQGVEASDVPEAPIQITDYKVASNIAKFDLSLDVVASEEITLSFTYRTELFDAALIKRFMSYLVQIITKITQNTAVSINDIDILSKEEKDRLLVAFNDTEAAYDLDQTVLDMFMKHAQSTPDAKAILFGEEQWTYQELNTRSDQWAAYLLDSGVQPNTIVGLMMTRSVEMIVGIIAVMKAGAAYLPINPNQPTARTEYMLADCEVNMILSNVSSAMENTASYHVINTNILDNAENNHTKLPYITAADLAYVIYTSGSTGQPKGVLIQHASVSNLIQCQKQYFDIQNDERILQFAPYYFDPSVEQIWLALSSGSATVVFEEKMLLDVGAFTTMLRDQKVTHFHGTPSFLEAVNFDHLPNLKRVISGGEVCKPTLAKRIAAQHLFYNEYGPTETTVTSTVYQVTDATDVTKDKVSIGRPLANTALYILSDDLELLPEGVAGELYIGGKGLAKGYLKREDLTAKSFIANPFGDGKIYKTGDQARWLSDGTIEYLGRNDDQVKLRGYRIELGEIEFYLEESDLIDRAVVLVSGVGDHKKLIAYVCGNAPIDDAKVKSILSSKVPEYMIPSACIWMDTFALNANGKIDKKALPSPDFTEGETYVPPQNDMHTKLVAIWSKVLNISAEKISITSNFFTLGGHSLLAIKLRHLIKQDFGIELPISEIFLAPKISSLAEKIRNWESNTQKDELVVPINAIEGKEKLFMIHDGSGEIDGYLELSRNIETYSCYGIRFELFDNITEAPKITSIASAFIKEMKKVQKVGPYHLLGWSLGGEIATEMTTQLENAGEQVEQLIMIDSSLQFDKPLETSTFDMASETRFLESNFNYDMATSKSMNSLPELWSAFFNSETFKKESIERIRSLVSDEIQQLIPDFLHLNKKELFAAVNKIRLLLNASDGHCIQEAIQAKTVYIWPTESSAIYNKEKLGNFFRNFEIQEVSGNHFSVMKNSNVVSLSQVVNNQLEKKFV, encoded by the coding sequence ATGAGCATCGCGGAATACATTACGAATCTGAGGAATAACAACATCATTGTTACGGTTCGTGAAGAGCAATTAGCAGTTCACGATCCGAATGAAGTGTTAACGCACGAAATTGTAGAAGAATTAAAAGCTAATAAACAAGAAATTATAGCTTTTTTCAAATCGCTAAAGCGGAAAGAATCTTCCACAACCATTGCCAAAACTCCTAAAAAAGAATACTACGCGCTATCGTCTGTACAAAAGCGCATGTATTTTCTATATGAGTTTGACAAAAATGGAGTAAGTTATAACATGCCTGGTTTTTATCGGCTTGGCAGGTCTTTAGACATTGCCAAGTTTGACAACGCCATCAAATCCTTGGTGGCACGTCATCAAAGCTTGCGTACGGTATTTAGTATTCAAAACGATCATCCAATGCAGCGTGTGTTAGACGCCGCTGCATTTGAAATTGAGTACAAACAAATACATCCCAAAGATATTGATGCCCTAGTATCAACATTTGTGCGTCCATTCAACTTAGCACAGGAATTTCCGTACCGCGTAACGTTGGTCGATGTCATTGGTGAAGACTATTTGTTAATGACAGATTCGCATCACATTATCAATGACGGAGTTTCTAATGACATTTTAATGCATGATCTTTGGTCGTTGTATGATGGAAATACATTGCCTGCGCTTGATATTCAATATACCGATTATGCGGAATGGCAACAAAGCGACGCCTATCAAGACGTAGTGTCAAGACATAGAAAATATTGGTTAGAAAGTTATAATGATGACTTGACCACCTTAGAATTGCCGCTAGATCACTCAAGACCGATGCATCCAAGTGATGAAGGCGAAGTGCATATCGTAACTTTATCCAAAACGCAAAGCGATCAATTACGTGCTTTGGCAGGTTCGGAAGGAATTACAATGTACACGTTGTTCTTATCAATTTTCAATGTATTGCTTAGCAAACTGTCCGATCAGGCTGACATTGTAGTAGGTACGCCGACAGCAGGTCGCCATCATGCAGATGTTGAAGGCGTAGTTGGCATGTTTGTCAATACGTTAGCATTGCGCAATCAAGTAGCTTCCAATTTGAGTTTCAAGGATTTTCTAGCCAATGTACAAGAAAATACATTGACGGCATTTGACCATCAATTATATCCGTATGATGAATTGGTAGATGCGTTAGATTTTTCGCGAGATGCAGGACGCAATCCTTTATTTGATGTCTTCTTCGCATACATGCAAGCGGGCACAGATACAAACGGAAGTACTGATACAGGAATTACGATAAAAAATCATGAAGTTCCGTATACAATTGCAAAATTCGATTTAGAATTTGAAGTCTTAGACAAAGAAGAAATCAACCTGTGTTTCGTATACAGAAAAGATTTATTTGCCGCTTCAAGCATTGCACGATTTTCAGGTTATTTGCTTCAAATCATCACAGAAATTACACAAAACAAAGCGGTATCTATCAAAGAAATAGACATTCTTTCCAAAGAAGAAAAAAACAGATTGCTGATAGATTTCAACAATACCAACGCTGCGTATCATATAGATACAACAGTGTTGGATATGTTTAAAATGCGCGTACAAGAAACACCAAACTCCCAAGCGTTGATTTTAGATGAGGTAGCGCTTACCTACAAAGAATTAGACACACGCTCTGATGTGTGGGCGCATCACATTATAGACAACATTGGCAAAGGAGAAATCGTGGGCTTACTAATGTCTCGCTCTTTAGATATGATCACAGGAATATTAGCCATCTTAAAAGCTGGTGGCGCCTACTTGCCAATCAATACTGAGCAACCAACTGCCCGAACACTAGACATGTTGGAAGAATGTGAAGTAGCATTCATTGTAAGTAATGTTGAAAATATAGCTGCGAACTTCTTAGAAGCGTACACGTGCATTACACCAAAAACTTTAGACGAAAAAAAATCAAACAGTAACAAAACGTTACCTACACTTAATGGGGAAGATCTAGCATACATTATCTACACTTCGGGTTCTACAGGACGACCAAAAGGCGTCATGGTAAAACATCAAGGTGTTTCCAATTTGTTGCAACACGAAATAGAACTCTTCCGCATGCAACAGGATGAAAATGTATTATTATTTTCTCCCTACTATTTTGATGCGTCTGTATTGCAAATTTGGTTAGCACTCACCACGGGCGCACGATTGGTTATTTTTAAAGATGAAGACATCTTAGACATCCACAGATTCAATGCAAGCCTAAAAAAATACAACATTACACACCTAGATTGTACACCTTCTTTTCTAGAAGCGATCGAATTAGGGGAAACATTACACATCAAAAGAATCATTGTAGGAGGCGAAGCTTGTAAATTGGCATTGGCTGGAAAACTTTCAAAGCTATACAATTTATACAACGAATACGGACCTACAGAAACTACGGTAACTTCTACGTTTAAAAAAATTGAGCAAGCAGATATCGAAACCGGTAAAATATCTATTGGACGTCCCATAGCCAATACACAAGCGTATGTTTTAGGGAAAAACATGACGCTGTTGCCAGAAGGTGTTGTCGGAGAACTCTACATTGGCGGATTGGGTGTAACCAACGGATACATCAACAATGAAGTATTGACAAAAGAACGTTTTGTAGAAAATCCGTTTGGAGACGGTAAAATTTACAAAACTGGCGACTTGGTAAAATGGTTGAAAGATGGTACGTTAGAATATTTGGGCAGAAATGACAACCAAGTAAAAATAAGAGGACATCGCATCGAACTTGGAGAAATAGAAGCAGAACTGGAATTAATTTCAGAAGTAAATCAAGCGTTAGTGATGGCGCATGGAGGCAAAGAAAGTAAACAATTAGTAGCGTACTTATGCGTAAATGAAGAAAAAGATACGGAAGAAATTCATGCGCTTTTGTCAGACAAGTTACCAGCGTATATGTTGCCAGCGCATTATGTAAAATTAGACAGTTTTCCTGTAAATGCCAATGGAAAAACAGATCGGAAAGCGTTGCCAATTCCCGATTTTGTAAACGCTGAAACCTACGTTGCTCCACAAAACGAAGATCATAAAAAACTAGTGGCTATTTGGTCAGAAGTATTGGATATTGCCGCAGAAAAAATCAGCATTACGTCCGACTTTTTTAAACTTGGCGGTCATTCTTTATTGGCGATTACACTGATCAATAAAATAAGCAAAGTATACCAAGTAGATATTGCGATACGCGATTTCTTCGTACACCGTAGCATTGCAGAATTATCACTCCATATCGCAACGATGGAGCAAGTAACATTCTTAACGATTCCAAAAGCTGTAGATTCTGAATACTATCCGTTATCTTCTGCACAGCAACGAATGTACTTTTTATATGAATTTGACAAAGAAGGAACGGTATACAACATGCCTTCATTCTTTACACTGAAAGGAACTTTAGATGTAGCGCGTTTGGAAACAGCATTCCAAAATTTAGTAGCACGTCATCAAAGTCTTCGTACTACATTTAACATTGTGGACGATGTACCAATGCAACGCATTTTAGCGGCTGATGACTTTTGTGTGAATCACCAAAAAGGCAATTCCGATCATATTGATGCGTCAATAGCAGCATTCATTCGTCCATTTAACCTATCAGCAGAATTTCCATTTCGAGTATCCTTACTAGAAATTTCAACGGAAGAACATTTGCTCATGATGGACATGCATCACATCATTAACGATGGTGTTTCTTTCGAAATACTAATGCGTGAATTGTGGATGTTGTATCAAGAAGCACCCTTACATGATCTCAACGTTCAATATGTAGATTACGCCGTTTGGCAACAAAGCGATGCACAGCAAGCATTAGTTGCAAATCATAAAAACTATTGGATGGACGTTTTCTCGGAAGAGATTACCACACTCGAACTTCCAACAAATCGTTCCAAAACAAGATACAGAAGCAATCAAGGAGACAATCATACCGTACGCATTGATAAAAATACAAGCCAAGCATTAAAAGCAATGGCACAGCAAGAAGGCGTAACCATGTCTACCTTATTTTTATCCATATACAATGTACTATTAAGCAAGTTATCCAACCAAAAAGACATCATTGTTGGCACCGTTACTGCAGGACGAAATCATTCTGATCTTGAAGGAATTGTTGGTATGTTTGTCAACACATTGGCACTTCGCAACACGGTTGATGCGACGATGAAATTTGATGAATTGCTCGAAGCTGTTCAAGAAACAACCTTAGCTGCGTTTGATCATCAATCGTTTCAATATGAGGAATTGGTAGACGCTTTACAAATTTCACGAGATGCAGGAAGCAATCCTTTATTTGATGTTTTCTTTTCATACAATCAAGGTGTAGAAGCTTCCGATGTCCCAGAAGCACCAATCCAAATTACAGACTACAAAGTAGCTTCAAACATTGCAAAATTTGATTTGAGTTTAGACGTCGTAGCTTCCGAAGAAATCACGCTATCCTTTACGTATCGAACGGAACTATTTGATGCAGCGCTGATCAAACGTTTTATGAGTTACTTGCTTCAAATCATCACAGAAATTACACAAAACACAGCGGTGTCTATCAACGATATCGACATTCTTTCCAAAGAAGAAAAACACAGATTGTTAGTAGATTTTAACGATACCGAAACTGCGTACGATTTAGATCAGACCGTATTGGATATGTTTATAAAGCATGCACAATCAACACCAGATGCAACAGCGATTTTATTTGGAGAAGAACAATGGACTTATCAAGAACTCAACACACGTTCCGATCAATGGGCAGGATATTTGCTAGATTCTGGCGTACAATCGAACACCATTGTCGGATTGATGATGACACGTTCTGTAGAAATGATCGTGGGAATTATTTCCGTAATGAAAGCAGGAGCTGCCTACTTGCCAATCAATCCAAATCAGCCAACAGCGCGCACGGAATATATGTTAGAAGATTGTGAGGTGAATATCATCCTAAGCAATGTGTCTTCAGCAATGGAAAACACAGCAAGCTACCATGTAATTAACACCAACATTTTAGATAACGCTGAAAATAAGCACACAAAATTACCATATGTAACCGCAGCCGATTTGGCGTACGTCATTTACACTTCGGGTTCTACGGGACAACCAAAAGGTGTGTTAATTCAGCATGCATCCGTTTCAAATCTAATTCAACATGAACGTGAATTTTTAGGATTGGAAAGTTCAGATCATATCCTGCAATTTTCGCCGTATTATTTTGATGTTTCCGTAGAACAAATTTGGTCTGCATTCTGTACAGGCGCTAGTTTGGTTTTAGTAGCCCAAGAAACCTTAACGGACGACAATGAATTTTATGCGTATTTAGAAACACAAGGTGTCACGCATTTAAATGTAACTCCTTCATTCTTAGAAAAATTAGCATTGCCAAAACTCACAAATCTTAAACGGATTTTAGTATCAGGGGAAGCATGTAAATTAGCCTTGGCAAAACGCTATGCTGAAACGTATGATTTTTACAACGAATACGGTCCTACAGAAGCAACGGTCATATCAATTTCACAAAAGTTAAGCGCAGCAACTCTAAAAAATGGTATTGTACCCATTGGTCGTCCAATAGCAAATACACAAACGTATATTCTTTCGGATGACTTGCAACTATTGCCGCAAGGCGTAGCAGGCGAGCTGTATCTTGGAGGAAAAGGATTGGCGCACGGATACTTAAATCGTCAAGACTTAACAGAAAGAAGTTTTATTGCCAATCCATTTGGAGATGGTAAAATTTACAAAACGGGCGATCAGGCAAGATGGCTTCCAGATGGCACTATCGAATATTTAGGACGAAATGACGATCAGGTGAAGCTTCGTGGATATCGCATCGAATTAGGAGAAATTGCGTATCATTTAGAAAATAGTGATTTCATCGATCAAGCATTGGTCATGGTTTCAGGTACAGGAGATCACCAACAATTGGTTGCGTATGTATGTGGAAATGCACAAGTAGACGACGCCAACCTAAGATCTTTATTGGCTGCTAAAGTTCCTAATTATATGATTCCTGTGGCATTCATTTGGATAGACTCTTTTACGTTGAACGCAAATGGTAAAGTGGACAAAAAAGTACTTCCGAGTTTGGATCTTACCCAAGGAGAAACCTACGTTGCTCCACAAAACGAAGATCATAAAAAACTGGTGGCTATTTGGTCAGAAGTGTTAGATATTGCCGCAGAAAAAATCAGCATTACGTCCGACTTTTTTAAACTTGGCGGTCATTCTTTATTGGCGATTACGCTGATCAATAAAATAAGCAAAGTATATAATGTAGATATTGCGATACGAGATTTCTTTGTACATCGTAGCATTGCAGAATTGTCACTTCACATCGCAACGATGGAGCAAGTAACATTCTTAACGATTCCAAAAGCTGTAGATTCTGAATACTATCCGTTATCTTCTGCACAGCAACGAATGTACTTTTTATATGAATTTGACAAAGAAGGAACGGTATACAACATGCCTTCATTCTTTACACTAAAAGGAACTTTGGATGTAGCGCGTTTGGAAACAGCATTCCAAAATTTGGTAAGACGTCATCAAAGTCTTCGTACGACATTCAATATTGTAGACGATGTACCAATGCAACGCATTTTAGCGACTGATGACTTTTGTGTGAATCACCAAAAAGGCAATTCCGATCGTATTGATGCGACAATAGCAGCATTCATTCGTCCATTTAACCTATCAGCAGAATTTCCATTTCGAGTATCCTTACTAGAAATTTCAACGGAAGAACATTTGCTCATGATGGACATGCATCACATCATTAACGATGGTGTTTCTTTTGAAATACTAATGCGTGAATTGTGGATGTTGTATCAAGAAGCACCCTTACATGATCTCAACGTTCAATATGTAGATTACGCCGTTTGGCAACAAAGCGATGCACAGCAAGCATTAGTTGCAAATCATAAAAACTATTGGATGGACGTTTTCTCGGAAGAGATTACCACACTCGAACTTCCAACAAATCGTTCCAAAACAAGATACAGAAGCAATCAAGGAGACAATCATACCGTACGCATTGATAAAAATACAAGCCAAGCATTAAAAGCAATGGCACAGCAAGAAGGCGTAACCATGTCTACCTTATTTTTATCCATATACAATGTGCTATTAAGCAAGTTGTCCAACCAAAAAGACATCATTGTTGGCACCGTTACCGCAGGACGAAATCATTCAGATCTTGAAGGAATTGTGGGTATGTTTGTCAACACATTGGCACTTCGAAACACGGTTGATGCCACGATGAAGTTTGACGAATTGCTCGAAGCTGTTCAAGAAACAACGTTAGCTGCGTTTGATCATCAATCGTTTCAGTATGAGGAATTGGTAGATGCTTTACAAATTTCACGAGATGCAGGAAGCAATCCTTTATTTGATGTTTTCTTTTCATACAATCAAGGCGTAGAAGCTTCCGATGTTCCAGAAGCACCAATCCAAATTACAGACTACAAAGTAGCTTCAAACATTGCAAAATTTGATTTGAGTTTAGATGTAGTAGCTTCCGAAGAAATCACGCTATCGTTTACGTATCGAACGGAACTATTTGATGCAGCGCTGATCAAACGTTTTATGAGTTACTTGGTTCAAATCATCACAAAAATTACACAAAACACAGCGGTATCTATCAACGATATCGATATTCTTTCCAAAGAAGAAAAAGACAGATTGTTAGTAGCCTTTAACGATACCGAAGCGGCGTACGATTTAGATCAGACCGTATTGGATATGTTTATGAAGCATGCACAATCAACACCAGATGCAAAAGCTATTTTATTTGGAGAAGAACAATGGACTTACCAAGAACTCAACACACGTTCTGACCAATGGGCAGCATATTTGCTAGATTCTGGCGTACAACCGAACACCATTGTCGGATTGATGATGACACGTTCTGTAGAAATGATCGTGGGAATTATTGCGGTCATGAAAGCAGGAGCTGCCTACTTGCCAATCAATCCAAATCAGCCAACAGCGCGCACGGAATATATGCTAGCCGATTGTGAGGTGAATATGATCCTAAGCAATGTGTCTTCAGCAATGGAAAACACAGCAAGCTACCATGTAATTAATACCAACATTTTAGATAACGCTGAAAATAATCACACAAAATTACCATACATAACCGCAGCCGATTTGGCGTACGTCATTTACACTTCGGGTTCTACGGGACAACCAAAAGGTGTGTTAATTCAGCATGCATCGGTTTCAAATCTAATTCAGTGTCAAAAACAATACTTTGACATTCAGAACGATGAGCGCATTCTTCAGTTTGCACCGTACTATTTTGATCCATCAGTGGAACAAATTTGGTTAGCGTTGTCAAGCGGATCTGCAACCGTTGTTTTTGAGGAAAAAATGCTGCTAGATGTTGGAGCTTTTACGACCATGTTAAGAGACCAAAAAGTGACACATTTCCACGGAACACCTTCTTTTTTAGAAGCGGTAAATTTTGATCATTTACCAAATTTGAAAAGAGTAATTTCTGGTGGAGAAGTATGCAAACCAACATTGGCAAAAAGAATAGCTGCACAGCATTTATTTTACAATGAATACGGTCCAACGGAAACTACCGTGACGAGTACCGTGTATCAAGTGACTGATGCTACCGATGTTACAAAAGACAAAGTTTCTATCGGGCGTCCGCTCGCAAATACAGCATTATACATACTTTCGGATGACTTGGAGTTACTGCCAGAAGGTGTTGCAGGCGAACTGTACATAGGAGGAAAAGGACTCGCAAAAGGATATTTAAAACGAGAAGATTTAACCGCCAAAAGTTTTATTGCCAATCCATTTGGAGATGGTAAAATTTACAAAACGGGCGATCAGGCAAGATGGCTTTCTGACGGAACTATCGAATATTTAGGACGAAATGACGATCAGGTAAAGCTTCGTGGATATCGTATTGAATTGGGAGAAATCGAGTTTTATTTGGAAGAAAGTGATTTGATTGATCGTGCAGTAGTCTTGGTTTCAGGAGTTGGAGATCATAAAAAATTGATTGCGTATGTATGTGGAAATGCACCAATAGACGATGCCAAAGTGAAATCAATTTTATCCTCAAAAGTACCGGAGTATATGATACCTTCTGCATGTATATGGATGGACACGTTTGCTTTGAACGCGAATGGAAAAATAGACAAAAAAGCACTTCCAAGTCCAGATTTTACCGAAGGAGAAACATACGTGCCGCCTCAAAACGATATGCATACAAAACTCGTCGCTATTTGGTCAAAAGTATTGAATATTTCCGCAGAAAAAATCAGCATTACGTCTAACTTTTTCACTCTTGGCGGACATTCTTTATTGGCGATTAAATTAAGACACTTGATCAAGCAAGACTTTGGAATAGAGTTGCCGATTTCTGAAATTTTCCTAGCACCAAAAATTAGTTCATTAGCGGAAAAAATTAGGAACTGGGAAAGCAACACACAAAAAGATGAACTTGTAGTACCAATCAATGCTATTGAAGGAAAAGAAAAACTATTCATGATACACGACGGAAGTGGCGAAATTGATGGATATCTTGAACTTTCTAGAAACATTGAAACCTATTCTTGTTATGGAATCAGATTTGAATTATTTGACAACATCACGGAAGCTCCAAAAATTACGTCCATCGCTTCCGCATTTATCAAAGAAATGAAGAAAGTGCAAAAAGTTGGACCATATCATCTATTAGGTTGGAGTTTAGGCGGTGAAATTGCGACGGAAATGACGACGCAATTGGAAAACGCAGGCGAACAAGTAGAACAACTTATTATGATAGATTCTTCGTTGCAATTTGACAAACCTTTGGAAACTTCTACGTTTGATATGGCTTCGGAAACGCGTTTTCTGGAATCCAATTTCAATTACGATATGGCAACTTCAAAAAGTATGAATTCTTTGCCTGAATTGTGGTCAGCGTTTTTCAATTCTGAAACGTTCAAAAAAGAATCTATTGAAAGAATTCGCAGTTTGGTATCTGATGAAATACAACAACTGATTCCTGACTTTTTACACCTGAACAAAAAAGAACTTTTTGCCGCAGTCAATAAAATACGACTCTTATTGAACGCATCCGATGGACATTGTATTCAAGAGGCAATTCAGGCGAAAACAGTGTATATTTGGCCAACGGAATCAAGCGCTATCTACAACAAAGAAAAATTAGGAAACTTCTTTAGAAACTTTGAAATACAAGAAGTTTCTGGAAATCATTTCTCAGTAATGAAAAATAGCAATGTTGTATCGCTTTCTCAGGTGGTGAATAATCAATTAGAGAAAAAATTTGTTTAG